The following are encoded together in the Gasterosteus aculeatus chromosome 7, fGasAcu3.hap1.1, whole genome shotgun sequence genome:
- the dbn1 gene encoding drebrin isoform X5, whose protein sequence is MAVNLGKNRLDLLTAYQDVIDETSDTNWALYTYEDDSNDLKLASSGGGGLAEITLTFDAARVMYGFCSLKEPTATLPRYILINWVGEDVPDARKCACASHVASIADFLQVRPTMGVEVTVNASSLDDIDPSAIGQRLTNGTVAVASPVLSRLRTREEEHADVGTVYEKTNAEVEMKKINREEFWEQAKREEEVRKEEEKKKAAEERQRFEEERMELERKEQESREQRYRDRERQIEEHRKKLLEEEEAKERLRSQTTMAAEASIDDLNLDKKETEVDEAKAIIAQRSGNPREFFKLKERAMTISVDTSPVSVHRTGRLDSPFLKQQHSPSGPSPTHPPRGPSPLRTPPHARTQPAAAAGDDDGDDDGEASTERNMAAVSPVPKLVTPSIKEDLCLEEEEEEEDRRDEWDSAPKAEPQKPPVPESAPTKPVQSVAPQARDSSGFSVLESGQDSLVDLWDTSADPPPDRSRSSQSSNLVDLMGDVGVPPGAAKPQPLLSFDDMVDGTFCAATAAAAEDDPASLVDVMDSDQMTLSYQHALQHASGDKKELEDGQRLMTNGETLLKEGTQASEGYFSQSQEEEFGQSEESSAKPAPVFYNKPPEIDITCWDTDPVVDDDDD, encoded by the exons GGCCTTGTACACATATGAGGACGACAGCAATGATTTGAAACTGGCATCATCGGGTG GAGGCGGCCTGGCAGAGATCACGCTGACCTTTGACGCCGCCCGGGTGATGTACGGCTTCTGCAGCCTGAAGGAGCCCACCGCCACGCTGCCACGATACATCCTCATCAACTGG GTCGGGGAAGACGTGCCGGATGCCAGGAAGTGTGCCTGTGCCAGCCACGTGGCATCAATCGCAGACTTCTTACAGGTCAGACCGACCATG GGGGTGGAGGTCACCGTCAACGCCAGCAGTCTGGACGACATCGACCCGTCAGCCATCGGGCAGCGGCTGACCAACGGGACGGTGGCGGTGGCGAGTCCGGTGCTGAGCCGCCTGAGAACCCGGGAGGAGGAGCACGCCGACGTG GGGACCGTGTACGAGAAGACCAACGCAGAGGTGGAGATGAAGAAAATCAATAGAGAGGAGTTTTGGGAGCAGGCCAAG CGCGAAGAGGaagtgaggaaggaggaggagaagaagaaggcggcGGAGGAGCGGCAGCGCTTCGAGGAGGAGCggatggagctggagaggaaggagcaggagaGCCGGGAGCAGAGGTACCGCGACCGGGAGCGGCAGATCGAGGAGCACAG gaagaagctgctggaggaggaagaggccaaAGAGCGGTTGCGGAGTCAGACCACCATG GCGGCAGAGGCGAGCATCGACGACCTGAACCTGGACAAGAAAGAGACTGAGGTGGAC GAGGCGAAGGCCATCATCGCCCAGCGGTCCGGAAACCCTCGAGAGTTCttcaagctgaaggagagagCCATGACCATCAGCGTCGACACCTCGCCCGTCTCCGTCCACAGGACCG GCCGCTTGGACAGCCCGTTCTTGAAGCAGCAGCACAGTCCCAGCGGCCCCAGTCCGACTCACCCGCCCCGGGGCCCGTCGCCCCTCCGCACCCCGCCACACGCACGGACGCAGCCCGCCGCTGCAGCCG GGGACGATGATGGCGATGACGACGGTGAAGCAAGCACAGAGCGCAACATGGCCGCCGTGTCGCCCGTTCCGAAATTAGTCACCCCGTCCATCAAAGAGGACCTgtgcctggaggaggaggaggaggaggaggaccgcaGAGACGAGTGGG ATTCGGCGCCCAAAGCGGAACCGCAGAAGCCGCCGGTGCCGGAGTCGGCCCCCACCAAGCCGGTGCAGAGCGTGGCCCCGCAGGCCCGCGACTCCTCCGGCTTCTCCGTGTTGGAGTCCGGCCAGGACAGCCTGGTCGACCTGTGGGacacgagcgctgaccctccccCCGACCGCTCCCGGTCCTCCCAGTCCTCCAATCTGGTGGACCTGATGGGGGACGTCGGCGTTCCACCCGGCGCCGCCAAACCTCAGCCCCTCCTCAGCTTCGACGACATGGTGGACGGCACCTTCTGCGcggccaccgccgccgccgccgaagaCGACCCCGCCAGCCTCGTGGACGTGATGGACTCTGACCAGATGACCCTGAGCTACCAGCATGCACTGCAGCACGCATCCGGGGAcaagaaggagctggaggacggaCAGCGGCTGATGACCAATGGGGAGACGCTGCTGAAAGAAGGGACCCAG GCGAGTGAGGGCTACTTCAGCCAATCCCAGGAGGAAGAATTCGGCCAATCAGAGGAGTCCTCAGCTAAACCTGCGCCTGTCTTTTATAACAAGCCACCTG agaTTGACATTACATGCTGGGACACGGACCCCGTGgtcgatgacgacgacgactgA
- the dbn1 gene encoding drebrin isoform X15, with protein sequence MAVNLGKNRLDLLTAYQDVIDETSDTNWALYTYEDDSNDLKLASSGGGGLAEITLTFDAARVMYGFCSLKEPTATLPRYILINWVGEDVPDARKCACASHVASIADFLQGVEVTVNASSLDDIDPSAIGQRLTNGTVAVASPVLSRLRTREEEHADVGTVYEKTNAEVEMKKINREEFWEQAKREEEVRKEEEKKKAAEERQRFEEERMELERKEQESREQRYRDRERQIEEHRKKLLEEEEAKERLRSQTTMAAEASIDDLNLDKKETEVDEAKAIIAQRSGNPREFFKLKERAMTISVDTSPVSVHRTASTERNMAAVSPVPKLVTPSIKEDLCLEEEEEEEDRRDEWDSAPKAEPQKPPVPESAPTKPVQSVAPQARDSSGFSVLESGQDSLVDLWDTSADPPPDRSRSSQSSNLVDLMGDVGVPPGAAKPQPLLSFDDMVDGTFCAATAAAAEDDPASLVDVMDSDQMTLSYQHALQHASGDKKELEDGQRLMTNGETLLKEGTQASEGYFSQSQEEEFGQSEESSAKPAPVFYNKPPEIDITCWDTDPVVDDDDD encoded by the exons GGCCTTGTACACATATGAGGACGACAGCAATGATTTGAAACTGGCATCATCGGGTG GAGGCGGCCTGGCAGAGATCACGCTGACCTTTGACGCCGCCCGGGTGATGTACGGCTTCTGCAGCCTGAAGGAGCCCACCGCCACGCTGCCACGATACATCCTCATCAACTGG GTCGGGGAAGACGTGCCGGATGCCAGGAAGTGTGCCTGTGCCAGCCACGTGGCATCAATCGCAGACTTCTTACAG GGGGTGGAGGTCACCGTCAACGCCAGCAGTCTGGACGACATCGACCCGTCAGCCATCGGGCAGCGGCTGACCAACGGGACGGTGGCGGTGGCGAGTCCGGTGCTGAGCCGCCTGAGAACCCGGGAGGAGGAGCACGCCGACGTG GGGACCGTGTACGAGAAGACCAACGCAGAGGTGGAGATGAAGAAAATCAATAGAGAGGAGTTTTGGGAGCAGGCCAAG CGCGAAGAGGaagtgaggaaggaggaggagaagaagaaggcggcGGAGGAGCGGCAGCGCTTCGAGGAGGAGCggatggagctggagaggaaggagcaggagaGCCGGGAGCAGAGGTACCGCGACCGGGAGCGGCAGATCGAGGAGCACAG gaagaagctgctggaggaggaagaggccaaAGAGCGGTTGCGGAGTCAGACCACCATG GCGGCAGAGGCGAGCATCGACGACCTGAACCTGGACAAGAAAGAGACTGAGGTGGAC GAGGCGAAGGCCATCATCGCCCAGCGGTCCGGAAACCCTCGAGAGTTCttcaagctgaaggagagagCCATGACCATCAGCGTCGACACCTCGCCCGTCTCCGTCCACAGGACCG CAAGCACAGAGCGCAACATGGCCGCCGTGTCGCCCGTTCCGAAATTAGTCACCCCGTCCATCAAAGAGGACCTgtgcctggaggaggaggaggaggaggaggaccgcaGAGACGAGTGGG ATTCGGCGCCCAAAGCGGAACCGCAGAAGCCGCCGGTGCCGGAGTCGGCCCCCACCAAGCCGGTGCAGAGCGTGGCCCCGCAGGCCCGCGACTCCTCCGGCTTCTCCGTGTTGGAGTCCGGCCAGGACAGCCTGGTCGACCTGTGGGacacgagcgctgaccctccccCCGACCGCTCCCGGTCCTCCCAGTCCTCCAATCTGGTGGACCTGATGGGGGACGTCGGCGTTCCACCCGGCGCCGCCAAACCTCAGCCCCTCCTCAGCTTCGACGACATGGTGGACGGCACCTTCTGCGcggccaccgccgccgccgccgaagaCGACCCCGCCAGCCTCGTGGACGTGATGGACTCTGACCAGATGACCCTGAGCTACCAGCATGCACTGCAGCACGCATCCGGGGAcaagaaggagctggaggacggaCAGCGGCTGATGACCAATGGGGAGACGCTGCTGAAAGAAGGGACCCAG GCGAGTGAGGGCTACTTCAGCCAATCCCAGGAGGAAGAATTCGGCCAATCAGAGGAGTCCTCAGCTAAACCTGCGCCTGTCTTTTATAACAAGCCACCTG agaTTGACATTACATGCTGGGACACGGACCCCGTGgtcgatgacgacgacgactgA
- the dbn1 gene encoding drebrin isoform X1, with translation MNLTNTPLKFVGVKCVTCEFQCKHIFCLYADWVSLSSLFHVRSPPATLSRPTRALYTYEDDSNDLKLASSGGGGLAEITLTFDAARVMYGFCSLKEPTATLPRYILINWVGEDVPDARKCACASHVASIADFLQVRPTMGVEVTVNASSLDDIDPSAIGQRLTNGTVAVASPVLSRLRTREEEHADVGTVYEKTNAEVEMKKINREEFWEQAKREEEVRKEEEKKKAAEERQRFEEERMELERKEQESREQRYRDRERQIEEHRKKLLEEEEAKERLRSQTTMAAEASIDDLNLDKKETEVDEAKAIIAQRSGNPREFFKLKERAMTISVDTSPVSVHRTGRLDSPFLKQQHSPSGPSPTHPPRGPSPLRTPPHARTQPAAAAGDDDGDDDGEASTERNMAAVSPVPKLVTPSIKEDLCLEEEEEEEDRRDEWDSAPKAEPQKPPVPESAPTKPVQSVAPQARDSSGFSVLESGQDSLVDLWDTSADPPPDRSRSSQSSNLVDLMGDVGVPPGAAKPQPLLSFDDMVDGTFCAATAAAAEDDPASLVDVMDSDQMTLSYQHALQHASGDKKELEDGQRLMTNGETLLKEGTQASEGYFSQSQEEEFGQSEESSAKPAPVFYNKPPEIDITCWDTDPVVDDDDD, from the exons GGCCTTGTACACATATGAGGACGACAGCAATGATTTGAAACTGGCATCATCGGGTG GAGGCGGCCTGGCAGAGATCACGCTGACCTTTGACGCCGCCCGGGTGATGTACGGCTTCTGCAGCCTGAAGGAGCCCACCGCCACGCTGCCACGATACATCCTCATCAACTGG GTCGGGGAAGACGTGCCGGATGCCAGGAAGTGTGCCTGTGCCAGCCACGTGGCATCAATCGCAGACTTCTTACAGGTCAGACCGACCATG GGGGTGGAGGTCACCGTCAACGCCAGCAGTCTGGACGACATCGACCCGTCAGCCATCGGGCAGCGGCTGACCAACGGGACGGTGGCGGTGGCGAGTCCGGTGCTGAGCCGCCTGAGAACCCGGGAGGAGGAGCACGCCGACGTG GGGACCGTGTACGAGAAGACCAACGCAGAGGTGGAGATGAAGAAAATCAATAGAGAGGAGTTTTGGGAGCAGGCCAAG CGCGAAGAGGaagtgaggaaggaggaggagaagaagaaggcggcGGAGGAGCGGCAGCGCTTCGAGGAGGAGCggatggagctggagaggaaggagcaggagaGCCGGGAGCAGAGGTACCGCGACCGGGAGCGGCAGATCGAGGAGCACAG gaagaagctgctggaggaggaagaggccaaAGAGCGGTTGCGGAGTCAGACCACCATG GCGGCAGAGGCGAGCATCGACGACCTGAACCTGGACAAGAAAGAGACTGAGGTGGAC GAGGCGAAGGCCATCATCGCCCAGCGGTCCGGAAACCCTCGAGAGTTCttcaagctgaaggagagagCCATGACCATCAGCGTCGACACCTCGCCCGTCTCCGTCCACAGGACCG GCCGCTTGGACAGCCCGTTCTTGAAGCAGCAGCACAGTCCCAGCGGCCCCAGTCCGACTCACCCGCCCCGGGGCCCGTCGCCCCTCCGCACCCCGCCACACGCACGGACGCAGCCCGCCGCTGCAGCCG GGGACGATGATGGCGATGACGACGGTGAAGCAAGCACAGAGCGCAACATGGCCGCCGTGTCGCCCGTTCCGAAATTAGTCACCCCGTCCATCAAAGAGGACCTgtgcctggaggaggaggaggaggaggaggaccgcaGAGACGAGTGGG ATTCGGCGCCCAAAGCGGAACCGCAGAAGCCGCCGGTGCCGGAGTCGGCCCCCACCAAGCCGGTGCAGAGCGTGGCCCCGCAGGCCCGCGACTCCTCCGGCTTCTCCGTGTTGGAGTCCGGCCAGGACAGCCTGGTCGACCTGTGGGacacgagcgctgaccctccccCCGACCGCTCCCGGTCCTCCCAGTCCTCCAATCTGGTGGACCTGATGGGGGACGTCGGCGTTCCACCCGGCGCCGCCAAACCTCAGCCCCTCCTCAGCTTCGACGACATGGTGGACGGCACCTTCTGCGcggccaccgccgccgccgccgaagaCGACCCCGCCAGCCTCGTGGACGTGATGGACTCTGACCAGATGACCCTGAGCTACCAGCATGCACTGCAGCACGCATCCGGGGAcaagaaggagctggaggacggaCAGCGGCTGATGACCAATGGGGAGACGCTGCTGAAAGAAGGGACCCAG GCGAGTGAGGGCTACTTCAGCCAATCCCAGGAGGAAGAATTCGGCCAATCAGAGGAGTCCTCAGCTAAACCTGCGCCTGTCTTTTATAACAAGCCACCTG agaTTGACATTACATGCTGGGACACGGACCCCGTGgtcgatgacgacgacgactgA
- the dbn1 gene encoding drebrin isoform X3: protein MNLTNTPLKFVGVKCVTCEFQCKHIFCLYADWVSLSSLFHVRSPPATLSRPTRALYTYEDDSNDLKLASSGGGGLAEITLTFDAARVMYGFCSLKEPTATLPRYILINWVGEDVPDARKCACASHVASIADFLQVRPTMGVEVTVNASSLDDIDPSAIGQRLTNGTVAVASPVLSRLRTREEEHADVGTVYEKTNAEVEMKKINREEFWEQAKREEEVRKEEEKKKAAEERQRFEEERMELERKEQESREQRYRDRERQIEEHRKKLLEEEEAKERLRSQTTMAAEASIDDLNLDKKETEVDEAKAIIAQRSGNPREFFKLKERAMTISVDTSPVSVHRTGRLDSPFLKQQHSPSGPSPTHPPRGPSPLRTPPHARTQPAAAAASTERNMAAVSPVPKLVTPSIKEDLCLEEEEEEEDRRDEWDSAPKAEPQKPPVPESAPTKPVQSVAPQARDSSGFSVLESGQDSLVDLWDTSADPPPDRSRSSQSSNLVDLMGDVGVPPGAAKPQPLLSFDDMVDGTFCAATAAAAEDDPASLVDVMDSDQMTLSYQHALQHASGDKKELEDGQRLMTNGETLLKEGTQASEGYFSQSQEEEFGQSEESSAKPAPVFYNKPPEIDITCWDTDPVVDDDDD from the exons GGCCTTGTACACATATGAGGACGACAGCAATGATTTGAAACTGGCATCATCGGGTG GAGGCGGCCTGGCAGAGATCACGCTGACCTTTGACGCCGCCCGGGTGATGTACGGCTTCTGCAGCCTGAAGGAGCCCACCGCCACGCTGCCACGATACATCCTCATCAACTGG GTCGGGGAAGACGTGCCGGATGCCAGGAAGTGTGCCTGTGCCAGCCACGTGGCATCAATCGCAGACTTCTTACAGGTCAGACCGACCATG GGGGTGGAGGTCACCGTCAACGCCAGCAGTCTGGACGACATCGACCCGTCAGCCATCGGGCAGCGGCTGACCAACGGGACGGTGGCGGTGGCGAGTCCGGTGCTGAGCCGCCTGAGAACCCGGGAGGAGGAGCACGCCGACGTG GGGACCGTGTACGAGAAGACCAACGCAGAGGTGGAGATGAAGAAAATCAATAGAGAGGAGTTTTGGGAGCAGGCCAAG CGCGAAGAGGaagtgaggaaggaggaggagaagaagaaggcggcGGAGGAGCGGCAGCGCTTCGAGGAGGAGCggatggagctggagaggaaggagcaggagaGCCGGGAGCAGAGGTACCGCGACCGGGAGCGGCAGATCGAGGAGCACAG gaagaagctgctggaggaggaagaggccaaAGAGCGGTTGCGGAGTCAGACCACCATG GCGGCAGAGGCGAGCATCGACGACCTGAACCTGGACAAGAAAGAGACTGAGGTGGAC GAGGCGAAGGCCATCATCGCCCAGCGGTCCGGAAACCCTCGAGAGTTCttcaagctgaaggagagagCCATGACCATCAGCGTCGACACCTCGCCCGTCTCCGTCCACAGGACCG GCCGCTTGGACAGCCCGTTCTTGAAGCAGCAGCACAGTCCCAGCGGCCCCAGTCCGACTCACCCGCCCCGGGGCCCGTCGCCCCTCCGCACCCCGCCACACGCACGGACGCAGCCCGCCGCTGCAGCCG CAAGCACAGAGCGCAACATGGCCGCCGTGTCGCCCGTTCCGAAATTAGTCACCCCGTCCATCAAAGAGGACCTgtgcctggaggaggaggaggaggaggaggaccgcaGAGACGAGTGGG ATTCGGCGCCCAAAGCGGAACCGCAGAAGCCGCCGGTGCCGGAGTCGGCCCCCACCAAGCCGGTGCAGAGCGTGGCCCCGCAGGCCCGCGACTCCTCCGGCTTCTCCGTGTTGGAGTCCGGCCAGGACAGCCTGGTCGACCTGTGGGacacgagcgctgaccctccccCCGACCGCTCCCGGTCCTCCCAGTCCTCCAATCTGGTGGACCTGATGGGGGACGTCGGCGTTCCACCCGGCGCCGCCAAACCTCAGCCCCTCCTCAGCTTCGACGACATGGTGGACGGCACCTTCTGCGcggccaccgccgccgccgccgaagaCGACCCCGCCAGCCTCGTGGACGTGATGGACTCTGACCAGATGACCCTGAGCTACCAGCATGCACTGCAGCACGCATCCGGGGAcaagaaggagctggaggacggaCAGCGGCTGATGACCAATGGGGAGACGCTGCTGAAAGAAGGGACCCAG GCGAGTGAGGGCTACTTCAGCCAATCCCAGGAGGAAGAATTCGGCCAATCAGAGGAGTCCTCAGCTAAACCTGCGCCTGTCTTTTATAACAAGCCACCTG agaTTGACATTACATGCTGGGACACGGACCCCGTGgtcgatgacgacgacgactgA
- the dbn1 gene encoding drebrin isoform X14: MAVNLGKNRLDLLTAYQDVIDETSDTNWALYTYEDDSNDLKLASSGGGGLAEITLTFDAARVMYGFCSLKEPTATLPRYILINWVGEDVPDARKCACASHVASIADFLQVRPTMGVEVTVNASSLDDIDPSAIGQRLTNGTVAVASPVLSRLRTREEEHADVGTVYEKTNAEVEMKKINREEFWEQAKREEEVRKEEEKKKAAEERQRFEEERMELERKEQESREQRYRDRERQIEEHRKKLLEEEEAKERLRSQTTMAAEASIDDLNLDKKETEVDEAKAIIAQRSGNPREFFKLKERAMTISVDTSPVSVHRTASTERNMAAVSPVPKLVTPSIKEDLCLEEEEEEEDRRDEWDSAPKAEPQKPPVPESAPTKPVQSVAPQARDSSGFSVLESGQDSLVDLWDTSADPPPDRSRSSQSSNLVDLMGDVGVPPGAAKPQPLLSFDDMVDGTFCAATAAAAEDDPASLVDVMDSDQMTLSYQHALQHASGDKKELEDGQRLMTNGETLLKEGTQASEGYFSQSQEEEFGQSEESSAKPAPVFYNKPPEIDITCWDTDPVVDDDDD; this comes from the exons GGCCTTGTACACATATGAGGACGACAGCAATGATTTGAAACTGGCATCATCGGGTG GAGGCGGCCTGGCAGAGATCACGCTGACCTTTGACGCCGCCCGGGTGATGTACGGCTTCTGCAGCCTGAAGGAGCCCACCGCCACGCTGCCACGATACATCCTCATCAACTGG GTCGGGGAAGACGTGCCGGATGCCAGGAAGTGTGCCTGTGCCAGCCACGTGGCATCAATCGCAGACTTCTTACAGGTCAGACCGACCATG GGGGTGGAGGTCACCGTCAACGCCAGCAGTCTGGACGACATCGACCCGTCAGCCATCGGGCAGCGGCTGACCAACGGGACGGTGGCGGTGGCGAGTCCGGTGCTGAGCCGCCTGAGAACCCGGGAGGAGGAGCACGCCGACGTG GGGACCGTGTACGAGAAGACCAACGCAGAGGTGGAGATGAAGAAAATCAATAGAGAGGAGTTTTGGGAGCAGGCCAAG CGCGAAGAGGaagtgaggaaggaggaggagaagaagaaggcggcGGAGGAGCGGCAGCGCTTCGAGGAGGAGCggatggagctggagaggaaggagcaggagaGCCGGGAGCAGAGGTACCGCGACCGGGAGCGGCAGATCGAGGAGCACAG gaagaagctgctggaggaggaagaggccaaAGAGCGGTTGCGGAGTCAGACCACCATG GCGGCAGAGGCGAGCATCGACGACCTGAACCTGGACAAGAAAGAGACTGAGGTGGAC GAGGCGAAGGCCATCATCGCCCAGCGGTCCGGAAACCCTCGAGAGTTCttcaagctgaaggagagagCCATGACCATCAGCGTCGACACCTCGCCCGTCTCCGTCCACAGGACCG CAAGCACAGAGCGCAACATGGCCGCCGTGTCGCCCGTTCCGAAATTAGTCACCCCGTCCATCAAAGAGGACCTgtgcctggaggaggaggaggaggaggaggaccgcaGAGACGAGTGGG ATTCGGCGCCCAAAGCGGAACCGCAGAAGCCGCCGGTGCCGGAGTCGGCCCCCACCAAGCCGGTGCAGAGCGTGGCCCCGCAGGCCCGCGACTCCTCCGGCTTCTCCGTGTTGGAGTCCGGCCAGGACAGCCTGGTCGACCTGTGGGacacgagcgctgaccctccccCCGACCGCTCCCGGTCCTCCCAGTCCTCCAATCTGGTGGACCTGATGGGGGACGTCGGCGTTCCACCCGGCGCCGCCAAACCTCAGCCCCTCCTCAGCTTCGACGACATGGTGGACGGCACCTTCTGCGcggccaccgccgccgccgccgaagaCGACCCCGCCAGCCTCGTGGACGTGATGGACTCTGACCAGATGACCCTGAGCTACCAGCATGCACTGCAGCACGCATCCGGGGAcaagaaggagctggaggacggaCAGCGGCTGATGACCAATGGGGAGACGCTGCTGAAAGAAGGGACCCAG GCGAGTGAGGGCTACTTCAGCCAATCCCAGGAGGAAGAATTCGGCCAATCAGAGGAGTCCTCAGCTAAACCTGCGCCTGTCTTTTATAACAAGCCACCTG agaTTGACATTACATGCTGGGACACGGACCCCGTGgtcgatgacgacgacgactgA
- the dbn1 gene encoding drebrin isoform X4, whose amino-acid sequence MNLTNTPLKFVGVKCVTCEFQCKHIFCLYADWVSLSSLFHVRSPPATLSRPTRALYTYEDDSNDLKLASSGGGGLAEITLTFDAARVMYGFCSLKEPTATLPRYILINWVGEDVPDARKCACASHVASIADFLQGVEVTVNASSLDDIDPSAIGQRLTNGTVAVASPVLSRLRTREEEHADVGTVYEKTNAEVEMKKINREEFWEQAKREEEVRKEEEKKKAAEERQRFEEERMELERKEQESREQRYRDRERQIEEHRKKLLEEEEAKERLRSQTTMAAEASIDDLNLDKKETEVDEAKAIIAQRSGNPREFFKLKERAMTISVDTSPVSVHRTGRLDSPFLKQQHSPSGPSPTHPPRGPSPLRTPPHARTQPAAAAASTERNMAAVSPVPKLVTPSIKEDLCLEEEEEEEDRRDEWDSAPKAEPQKPPVPESAPTKPVQSVAPQARDSSGFSVLESGQDSLVDLWDTSADPPPDRSRSSQSSNLVDLMGDVGVPPGAAKPQPLLSFDDMVDGTFCAATAAAAEDDPASLVDVMDSDQMTLSYQHALQHASGDKKELEDGQRLMTNGETLLKEGTQASEGYFSQSQEEEFGQSEESSAKPAPVFYNKPPEIDITCWDTDPVVDDDDD is encoded by the exons GGCCTTGTACACATATGAGGACGACAGCAATGATTTGAAACTGGCATCATCGGGTG GAGGCGGCCTGGCAGAGATCACGCTGACCTTTGACGCCGCCCGGGTGATGTACGGCTTCTGCAGCCTGAAGGAGCCCACCGCCACGCTGCCACGATACATCCTCATCAACTGG GTCGGGGAAGACGTGCCGGATGCCAGGAAGTGTGCCTGTGCCAGCCACGTGGCATCAATCGCAGACTTCTTACAG GGGGTGGAGGTCACCGTCAACGCCAGCAGTCTGGACGACATCGACCCGTCAGCCATCGGGCAGCGGCTGACCAACGGGACGGTGGCGGTGGCGAGTCCGGTGCTGAGCCGCCTGAGAACCCGGGAGGAGGAGCACGCCGACGTG GGGACCGTGTACGAGAAGACCAACGCAGAGGTGGAGATGAAGAAAATCAATAGAGAGGAGTTTTGGGAGCAGGCCAAG CGCGAAGAGGaagtgaggaaggaggaggagaagaagaaggcggcGGAGGAGCGGCAGCGCTTCGAGGAGGAGCggatggagctggagaggaaggagcaggagaGCCGGGAGCAGAGGTACCGCGACCGGGAGCGGCAGATCGAGGAGCACAG gaagaagctgctggaggaggaagaggccaaAGAGCGGTTGCGGAGTCAGACCACCATG GCGGCAGAGGCGAGCATCGACGACCTGAACCTGGACAAGAAAGAGACTGAGGTGGAC GAGGCGAAGGCCATCATCGCCCAGCGGTCCGGAAACCCTCGAGAGTTCttcaagctgaaggagagagCCATGACCATCAGCGTCGACACCTCGCCCGTCTCCGTCCACAGGACCG GCCGCTTGGACAGCCCGTTCTTGAAGCAGCAGCACAGTCCCAGCGGCCCCAGTCCGACTCACCCGCCCCGGGGCCCGTCGCCCCTCCGCACCCCGCCACACGCACGGACGCAGCCCGCCGCTGCAGCCG CAAGCACAGAGCGCAACATGGCCGCCGTGTCGCCCGTTCCGAAATTAGTCACCCCGTCCATCAAAGAGGACCTgtgcctggaggaggaggaggaggaggaggaccgcaGAGACGAGTGGG ATTCGGCGCCCAAAGCGGAACCGCAGAAGCCGCCGGTGCCGGAGTCGGCCCCCACCAAGCCGGTGCAGAGCGTGGCCCCGCAGGCCCGCGACTCCTCCGGCTTCTCCGTGTTGGAGTCCGGCCAGGACAGCCTGGTCGACCTGTGGGacacgagcgctgaccctccccCCGACCGCTCCCGGTCCTCCCAGTCCTCCAATCTGGTGGACCTGATGGGGGACGTCGGCGTTCCACCCGGCGCCGCCAAACCTCAGCCCCTCCTCAGCTTCGACGACATGGTGGACGGCACCTTCTGCGcggccaccgccgccgccgccgaagaCGACCCCGCCAGCCTCGTGGACGTGATGGACTCTGACCAGATGACCCTGAGCTACCAGCATGCACTGCAGCACGCATCCGGGGAcaagaaggagctggaggacggaCAGCGGCTGATGACCAATGGGGAGACGCTGCTGAAAGAAGGGACCCAG GCGAGTGAGGGCTACTTCAGCCAATCCCAGGAGGAAGAATTCGGCCAATCAGAGGAGTCCTCAGCTAAACCTGCGCCTGTCTTTTATAACAAGCCACCTG agaTTGACATTACATGCTGGGACACGGACCCCGTGgtcgatgacgacgacgactgA